The following coding sequences lie in one Streptomyces xiamenensis genomic window:
- a CDS encoding HelD family protein — protein sequence MKGEQEYLTALYTRLDRLREHTQDRLDQVLHAAGLGHQGLSERDTTAAELSRRLGQLHSVENGLCFGRLTMTDGRRLAIGRIGILAEDHESDPPLIDWRAPAARPFYAATGARTEGVRIRRHLLTSGRTVTAVRDEELGAGAVAGESGGPALLEALNAPRTGRMNDIVATIQAEQDAVIRSPRAGVLVVQGGPGTGKTAVALHRAAYLLYTHRERLAREVVLVVGPGTAFLRYIGEVLPSLGESGMLLATPAELYPGITADRPEDPRTAAIKGTAAMAGVIAAALHERQWLPEDVLEIDHEGEILRLDRATAERLRRRVREEGLPHNEAAPLHRALVIDALAHGIADRLGAGVLAPDLPETDLPQTAAPAVDGEAADDPYGDAPREDAPLISEDELEDIRAELRDNPRVSAALRRLWPPLTPQRLLTDLFASPDRLAAAAPQLTAGERELLLRAPGGGWSPSDVALLDEAAELLGADDRAEREAAAAEHAERLRLAQEALDVAYGSRETEHDDGSDPESLHAFDVLDAETLAGRYAEEDHRTPAERAAADRTWAFGHIVVDEAQELSAMTWRLLVRRCPARSMTLVGDIAQTSAPGGARSWAHTLDPHLGGRWRITELTVNYRLPAEIAAPAAEVLHAIDPALRAPRAVRSTGVPPWHRTVPAAALATEAARAVAGERAAHPAGTAAVIAPPAWLPALTAAVGALPRVSVVDPRTAKGLEYDIVIVVDPHSMAPADRYVALTRATQRLGLLSPSRAD from the coding sequence GTGAAGGGTGAACAGGAATACCTCACCGCGCTGTACACCCGCCTCGACCGGCTGCGGGAGCACACCCAGGACCGCCTCGACCAGGTGCTGCACGCCGCCGGCCTCGGTCACCAGGGACTGTCCGAACGGGACACCACCGCCGCCGAACTCTCCCGCCGTCTCGGGCAGCTGCACTCCGTCGAGAACGGCCTGTGTTTCGGCCGGCTCACCATGACCGACGGCCGCCGCCTGGCCATCGGCCGCATCGGGATCCTCGCCGAGGACCACGAGAGCGACCCGCCGCTGATCGACTGGCGCGCGCCCGCCGCCCGCCCGTTCTACGCCGCCACCGGGGCCCGCACCGAAGGGGTAAGGATCCGCCGCCATCTGCTGACCAGCGGCCGCACCGTCACCGCCGTCCGGGACGAGGAACTCGGGGCGGGCGCCGTCGCCGGGGAGAGCGGCGGCCCGGCGCTGCTGGAAGCCCTGAACGCGCCCAGAACCGGCCGGATGAACGACATCGTCGCCACCATCCAGGCCGAACAGGACGCCGTCATCCGCTCCCCGCGGGCCGGCGTGCTCGTCGTCCAGGGCGGTCCGGGCACCGGCAAGACCGCCGTGGCCCTGCACCGCGCGGCCTACCTGCTGTACACCCACCGCGAACGGCTGGCCCGCGAGGTGGTCCTCGTCGTCGGCCCCGGCACTGCGTTCCTGCGCTACATCGGGGAGGTGCTGCCCTCGCTGGGGGAGAGCGGGATGCTGCTCGCCACCCCGGCCGAGCTGTACCCGGGGATCACCGCCGACCGCCCCGAGGACCCGCGTACCGCCGCGATCAAGGGCACCGCCGCCATGGCCGGGGTGATCGCCGCCGCCCTCCACGAGCGGCAGTGGCTCCCCGAGGACGTGCTGGAGATCGACCACGAGGGTGAGATCCTGCGCCTGGACCGGGCCACCGCCGAACGGCTGCGGCGGCGCGTCCGGGAGGAGGGGCTGCCGCACAACGAGGCAGCGCCGCTGCACCGCGCCCTGGTCATCGACGCGCTCGCCCACGGCATCGCCGACCGGCTCGGCGCCGGTGTCCTCGCGCCGGATCTCCCCGAGACGGATCTCCCGCAGACGGCGGCCCCGGCGGTGGACGGCGAGGCGGCGGACGACCCGTACGGGGACGCGCCACGGGAGGACGCCCCGCTGATCTCCGAGGACGAACTCGAGGACATCCGCGCCGAACTGCGCGACAACCCGCGGGTAAGCGCCGCGCTGCGCCGGCTGTGGCCCCCGCTCACCCCGCAGCGGCTCCTGACCGATCTGTTCGCCTCCCCCGACCGGCTCGCCGCCGCCGCGCCGCAGCTCACCGCCGGGGAACGCGAGCTGCTGCTGCGCGCACCCGGCGGCGGCTGGTCGCCCTCCGACGTCGCACTGCTGGACGAGGCCGCCGAACTCCTGGGCGCCGACGACCGTGCCGAGCGCGAGGCGGCGGCGGCCGAGCACGCCGAACGGCTGCGGCTCGCCCAGGAAGCCCTGGACGTGGCCTACGGCTCCCGCGAAACCGAACACGACGACGGCAGCGACCCCGAGTCCCTGCACGCCTTCGACGTCCTCGACGCGGAGACCCTCGCCGGCCGGTACGCCGAGGAGGACCACCGCACCCCCGCCGAACGCGCCGCCGCCGACCGCACCTGGGCCTTCGGCCACATCGTCGTCGACGAGGCCCAGGAGCTGTCCGCCATGACCTGGCGGCTGCTGGTGCGCCGCTGCCCCGCCCGTTCCATGACCCTGGTCGGCGACATCGCCCAGACCAGCGCCCCCGGCGGCGCACGCTCCTGGGCGCACACCCTCGACCCGCACCTCGGCGGACGCTGGCGCATCACCGAGCTGACCGTCAACTACCGGCTGCCCGCCGAGATCGCCGCCCCGGCCGCCGAGGTGCTGCACGCCATCGACCCGGCTCTGCGCGCCCCCCGCGCCGTTCGGTCCACCGGGGTGCCGCCGTGGCACCGCACCGTGCCCGCCGCCGCTCTCGCCACCGAGGCGGCCCGCGCCGTGGCCGGCGAGCGGGCCGCCCACCCCGCCGGCACCGCCGCCGTCATCGCCCCGCCCGCGTGGCTGCCCGCCCTCACCGCGGCGGTGGGCGCACTGCCCCGGGTGAGCGTGGTGGACCCGCGCACCGCCAAGGGCCTCGAATACGACATCGTCATCGTCGTGGACCCGCACTCCATGGCCCCGGCCGACCGCTACGTCGCGCTGACCCGCGCCACCCAGCGGCTGGGGCTGCTCAGTCCCAGCCGTGCAGACTGA
- a CDS encoding NUDIX domain-containing protein, translated as MVNSGAAPPLSAAVVVHDRERGRVVLLRRGAGARFGAGLWDLPVGKCEPGEPVTRAAVRELYEETGLRVAAEDLRLAHVVHAAPGVGSAAGFLTVVFVTERWSGEPVNREPGKHEAVTWVATDALPAGEMVLSTDRMLTRALGGPAGVSLHGWD; from the coding sequence ATGGTGAATTCAGGGGCGGCGCCGCCGTTGTCGGCGGCCGTGGTGGTGCACGACCGGGAGCGGGGCCGGGTGGTGCTGCTGCGGCGCGGCGCGGGGGCGAGGTTCGGGGCGGGACTGTGGGACCTGCCGGTGGGCAAGTGCGAGCCGGGCGAGCCGGTGACGCGGGCGGCGGTACGCGAGCTGTACGAGGAGACGGGGCTGCGGGTGGCGGCGGAGGACCTGCGGCTGGCGCACGTGGTGCACGCGGCGCCGGGGGTCGGCTCCGCCGCCGGGTTCCTCACGGTGGTGTTCGTGACCGAGCGCTGGAGCGGCGAGCCGGTGAACCGGGAGCCGGGCAAGCACGAGGCGGTGACCTGGGTCGCCACGGACGCGCTGCCGGCCGGTGAGATGGTGCTGTCCACCGACCGGATGCTGACGCGGGCGCTGGGCGGGCCGGCGGGGGTCAGTCTGCACGGCTGGGACTGA
- a CDS encoding 1-aminocyclopropane-1-carboxylate deaminase/D-cysteine desulfhydrase yields the protein MTNDPPATSADPLATPPPSPLQEVHDERFARHGVRLLLKRDDLLHPELIGNKWRKLMPNVRAARAEGHHTLLTFGGAYSSHLRATAAAGRITGLATVGVVRGEELADRPLNPSLARCAADGMRLHFVSRSAYRLREAPERRAALRARFGPCYVVPEGGSNALAVRGCAELGRELRDAPDPPDVAAVACGTGGTLAGLAAGLGPGRRALGIPVLRGGFLGERVRALQEEAFGAPRGAWTLDERFHHGGYARVPPVLRDFAADFAARHRLPALESIYVAKLLFALTALAGEGAFAPGTALAAVITGAPGPETVTNPIQPTTERT from the coding sequence ATGACGAACGATCCCCCGGCGACCTCCGCCGATCCGCTCGCCACCCCACCGCCCTCCCCGCTCCAGGAGGTGCACGACGAGCGCTTCGCCCGGCACGGAGTGCGGCTGCTCCTCAAGCGGGACGATCTGCTGCATCCCGAGCTGATCGGCAACAAGTGGCGCAAGCTCATGCCCAATGTGCGCGCCGCGCGCGCCGAGGGGCACCACACGCTGCTGACGTTCGGCGGCGCGTACTCCAGCCATCTGCGCGCCACCGCCGCCGCCGGGCGGATCACCGGCCTCGCCACCGTCGGCGTGGTGCGCGGCGAGGAACTGGCCGACCGGCCGCTCAACCCCTCCCTGGCCCGCTGCGCCGCCGACGGCATGCGGCTGCACTTCGTCAGCCGCTCCGCGTACCGGCTGCGCGAGGCCCCGGAGCGGCGGGCGGCGCTGCGCGCGCGGTTCGGCCCCTGCTACGTCGTCCCCGAGGGCGGCAGCAACGCGCTCGCGGTGCGCGGCTGCGCCGAACTCGGCCGCGAACTGCGCGATGCACCGGATCCGCCCGATGTGGCCGCGGTGGCCTGCGGCACCGGCGGCACCCTGGCCGGCCTCGCCGCCGGACTCGGGCCGGGCCGCCGGGCGCTGGGCATCCCCGTCCTGCGGGGCGGCTTTCTGGGTGAGCGGGTACGCGCCCTCCAGGAGGAGGCGTTCGGCGCACCGCGCGGCGCCTGGACGCTCGACGAGCGCTTCCACCACGGTGGTTACGCCCGGGTACCGCCCGTACTGCGGGACTTCGCCGCCGACTTCGCCGCCCGGCACCGGCTGCCGGCCCTCGAATCGATCTACGTGGCCAAACTGCTGTTCGCGCTGACCGCGCTGGCCGGCGAGGGGGCGTTCGCGCCCGGCACCGCACTGGCCGCCGTCATCACCGGAGCCCCCGGGCCGGAAACCGTAACGAATCCCATCCAGCCCACCACAGAACGCACTTGA
- a CDS encoding four-helix bundle copper-binding protein has translation MTTAHETMVRGMLRSYPADLGHVDQEALARCIEECVACAQSCTACADACLSEVRVADLGKCVRTDLDCADICETTGRVLSRHTGYDANVTRAQLTACAAACKACGDECAKHAPMHEHCRICADACRRCEEACQELLAVLG, from the coding sequence ATGACCACCGCACACGAGACGATGGTCCGGGGCATGCTGCGCAGCTACCCCGCCGACCTGGGGCACGTCGACCAGGAGGCGCTCGCCCGCTGCATCGAGGAGTGCGTGGCCTGCGCCCAGAGCTGTACGGCCTGCGCGGACGCCTGCCTGTCCGAGGTACGGGTGGCCGACCTCGGCAAGTGCGTGCGCACCGACCTGGACTGCGCGGACATCTGCGAGACCACCGGCCGCGTCCTGTCCCGGCACACCGGCTACGACGCCAACGTCACCCGCGCCCAGCTGACCGCGTGCGCGGCGGCCTGCAAGGCGTGCGGCGACGAGTGCGCCAAGCACGCGCCGATGCACGAACACTGCCGGATCTGCGCGGACGCCTGCCGGCGCTGCGAGGAGGCCTGCCAGGAGCTGCTGGCCGTGCTGGGCTGA
- a CDS encoding RNA polymerase sigma factor SigF yields the protein MNDVEAVEAVARDRSAAIPGQPEPSPVPPAATAPRRALPDPQDRSAARELFIELRELPDGSPQRAELRNALVRMHLPLVEHLARRFRNRGEPLDDLTQVATIGLIKSVDRFDPERGVEFSTYATPTVVGEIKRHFRDKGWAVRVPRRLQELRLSLSTATAELSQQHGRAPTVHELAQRLNISEEEVLEGLESANAYSTLSLDVPDTDDESPAVADTLGAEDDALEGVEYRESLKPLLEELPPREKKILLLRFFGNMTQSQIAQEVGISQMHVSRLLARTLAQLRDKLLVEE from the coding sequence ATGAACGACGTGGAAGCCGTGGAAGCCGTGGCGCGGGATCGATCCGCCGCGATTCCCGGCCAGCCCGAGCCATCGCCCGTACCCCCGGCCGCGACCGCCCCCCGGCGGGCGCTGCCCGACCCACAGGACCGCAGCGCGGCCCGCGAGCTGTTCATCGAGCTGCGCGAGCTGCCCGACGGCTCGCCGCAGCGCGCCGAGCTGCGCAACGCCCTGGTCAGAATGCATCTGCCGCTCGTGGAGCATCTGGCACGGCGGTTCCGCAACCGCGGTGAGCCGCTCGACGATCTGACCCAGGTCGCCACCATCGGGCTGATCAAGTCCGTGGACCGGTTCGACCCGGAGCGCGGTGTGGAGTTCTCCACCTATGCCACGCCCACCGTGGTCGGCGAGATCAAGCGGCACTTCCGGGACAAGGGCTGGGCGGTACGGGTGCCGCGCCGCCTCCAGGAGCTGCGGCTGTCACTGTCCACGGCGACCGCGGAGCTGTCCCAGCAGCACGGGCGTGCGCCGACGGTGCACGAGCTGGCCCAGCGGCTGAACATCTCCGAGGAGGAGGTGCTGGAGGGCCTGGAGTCGGCGAACGCGTACAGCACGCTCTCCCTCGACGTGCCCGACACGGACGACGAGTCGCCGGCCGTGGCGGACACCCTGGGCGCGGAGGACGACGCGCTGGAGGGTGTGGAGTACCGCGAGTCCCTCAAGCCGCTGCTGGAGGAGCTGCCGCCGCGGGAGAAGAAGATCCTGCTGCTGCGCTTCTTCGGCAACATGACCCAGTCGCAGATCGCGCAGGAGGTCGGGATCTCGCAGATGCATGTCTCCCGGCTGCTGGCGCGGACGCTGGCGCAGCTGCGGGACAAGCTGCTCGTGGAGGAGTGA
- a CDS encoding SpoIIE family protein phosphatase: protein MSTGDPARPSRGGDDPWGLVPDEAATARALLDDSGRITHWNDGARRLLGHTAAEMLGRPAAELLADPVATTAPPDDGGPLRWKGTVDLRHRDGRRLTVRLLAHRLQQHEGHPDGWLIVSPLAGTERTEQDDQLPRSAFLYAPNALALYDTDLRLRRANRAMEEVIGLTEDEARGLRLSEIGGKPQSIELEEQLRQAMESGRPRDVRTRLRTGGESREHAWLGRIAPVWDAEGELVAVALAAVDITGEDRARLRLQLVNDASRRIGSTLEIGRTAQELLDVCVPRLADFGSVDLLAAPHPHGEAPPTMENGMLTLRRIAHRSATPGAPEALVEVGQLWDHAVSASPVRAVLSGEVVVLHRDDPDFLAWVEQDPERARRATELGVHSGLSVPLSARGVTLGVAQFVRYRRPDPFAPDDVLVAREIVARAAVCLDNAQRFTRERETALALQRSLLPQTLPQRSAVQVASRYLAAAGQTGVGGDWFDVIPLSGARVGLIVGDVVGHGVQASATMGRLRTAVRTLADVDLPPDELLTHLDDLVLRLSEETGGEETAGDIGATCLYAVYDPVTGSCTVARAGHPPPVLIDPGTGGVTTMELPAGPPLGLGGLPFESAEFSLTEGSVLALFTDGLVERRDQDMDEGYRVLHEAVATPAVSLDARCEAVIEALLPGGAPGDDVALLMARTRILDAAHVVTWEIPDDPASCGIARRDIAGQLTRWDLQEAVFTTELVVTELIANAIRHATGPIRLRLILDRTLIIEVSDTSSTAPHLRRAAGFDEGGRGLMLVAQLTQRWGTRHSPSGKTIWAELQLPDG from the coding sequence GTGAGCACTGGCGACCCGGCGCGGCCCTCCCGGGGCGGGGACGACCCCTGGGGCCTGGTCCCGGACGAGGCGGCCACCGCCCGCGCCCTCCTGGACGACTCCGGCCGGATCACGCACTGGAACGACGGCGCCCGGCGTCTGCTGGGTCACACCGCGGCCGAGATGCTGGGCCGCCCGGCCGCCGAACTGCTCGCCGACCCCGTCGCCACCACCGCCCCGCCCGACGACGGGGGGCCGCTGCGCTGGAAGGGCACCGTGGACCTGCGGCACCGCGACGGCCGGCGGCTGACCGTACGGCTGCTGGCCCACCGGCTCCAGCAGCACGAAGGTCACCCGGACGGGTGGCTGATCGTCAGCCCGCTGGCCGGCACCGAGCGCACCGAGCAGGACGACCAGCTGCCCCGCTCGGCGTTCCTCTACGCGCCCAACGCCCTCGCCCTGTACGACACCGATCTGCGGCTGCGGCGCGCCAACCGCGCGATGGAGGAGGTCATCGGGCTCACCGAGGACGAGGCCCGCGGCCTGCGGCTGTCGGAGATAGGCGGCAAGCCGCAGAGCATCGAACTGGAGGAGCAGCTGCGCCAGGCGATGGAAAGCGGCAGGCCCAGGGACGTCCGCACCCGGCTGCGCACCGGCGGCGAGTCGCGCGAGCACGCCTGGCTGGGACGGATCGCCCCGGTGTGGGACGCGGAGGGCGAGCTGGTGGCCGTGGCGCTGGCCGCCGTGGACATCACCGGGGAGGACCGGGCGCGGCTCCGGCTCCAGCTGGTCAACGACGCCTCACGGCGGATCGGCTCCACCCTGGAGATCGGCCGCACCGCCCAGGAACTGCTCGACGTGTGCGTCCCCCGGCTGGCCGACTTCGGCAGCGTGGACCTGCTGGCCGCCCCGCACCCGCACGGGGAGGCACCGCCCACCATGGAGAACGGGATGCTGACGCTGCGCCGCATCGCGCACCGCTCGGCCACCCCGGGCGCCCCCGAGGCGCTGGTGGAAGTCGGGCAGCTGTGGGATCACGCCGTCTCCGCCTCCCCGGTGCGGGCGGTGCTCTCGGGTGAGGTGGTGGTGCTGCACAGGGACGACCCGGACTTCCTGGCCTGGGTGGAGCAGGACCCGGAGCGGGCCCGGCGGGCCACGGAGCTGGGGGTGCACTCGGGCCTGTCGGTCCCGCTGTCGGCGCGCGGGGTGACGCTGGGGGTCGCGCAGTTCGTGCGCTACCGGCGCCCGGATCCGTTCGCGCCGGACGATGTGCTGGTGGCGCGAGAGATCGTGGCGCGGGCCGCGGTGTGCCTGGACAACGCGCAGCGGTTCACCCGGGAGCGGGAGACCGCGCTGGCGCTCCAGCGCAGCCTGCTGCCGCAGACGCTGCCGCAGCGCAGCGCCGTGCAGGTCGCCTCCCGCTATCTGGCGGCTGCCGGGCAGACCGGGGTGGGCGGCGACTGGTTCGACGTGATCCCGCTGTCCGGGGCGCGGGTGGGGCTGATCGTGGGCGACGTGGTGGGGCACGGTGTGCAGGCGTCGGCGACCATGGGACGGCTGCGTACGGCGGTGCGGACGCTCGCCGATGTCGACCTGCCGCCGGACGAGCTGCTCACCCACCTGGACGACCTGGTGCTCCGGCTCTCCGAGGAGACCGGGGGCGAGGAGACGGCCGGGGACATCGGCGCCACCTGTCTGTACGCGGTCTACGACCCGGTCACCGGGAGCTGCACGGTGGCCAGGGCCGGACATCCGCCCCCCGTCCTGATCGACCCGGGAACGGGCGGGGTCACGACCATGGAGCTGCCCGCCGGGCCGCCGCTGGGCCTGGGCGGGCTGCCGTTCGAGTCGGCGGAGTTCTCACTGACCGAGGGCTCGGTGCTGGCGCTGTTCACCGACGGCCTGGTGGAGCGCCGCGACCAGGACATGGACGAGGGCTACCGCGTGCTGCACGAGGCCGTTGCCACCCCGGCCGTCTCGCTCGACGCCCGGTGCGAGGCGGTCATCGAGGCGCTGCTGCCCGGCGGGGCGCCGGGCGACGACGTGGCTCTGCTGATGGCGCGCACCCGAATCCTGGACGCGGCGCACGTGGTGACGTGGGAGATCCCCGACGACCCGGCGAGCTGCGGCATCGCCCGCAGGGACATCGCCGGGCAGTTGACGCGGTGGGACCTCCAGGAGGCGGTGTTCACCACCGAGCTGGTGGTCACCGAGCTGATCGCCAACGCCATCCGGCACGCGACCGGCCCCATCCGGCTGCGGCTGATCCTGGACCGCACGCTCATCATCGAGGTCTCCGACACCAGCAGCACCGCCCCCCATCTGCGGCGGGCGGCCGGGTTCGACGAGGGTGGGCGCGGGCTGATGCTGGTGGCCCAGCTGACCCAGCGCTGGGGCACCCGGCACTCCCCCAGTGGCAAGACCATCTGGGCGGAACTCCAGCTGCCGGACGGCTGA
- a CDS encoding ATP-binding protein, producing the protein MSQFPGEPGAQDFVEVRLPAAGAYLSVLRTATAGLAARLDFTLDEIEDLRIAVDEACAILLQQAIPGSVLECVFTLVGDALRVTVSAPTTEGHAPERDTFAWTVLSALAGEVESTVKDDKTVSISLHKTRGAAPGAP; encoded by the coding sequence GTGTCCCAGTTCCCAGGTGAGCCAGGAGCGCAGGACTTCGTCGAGGTCCGGCTGCCCGCGGCGGGTGCCTATCTTTCGGTACTGCGCACGGCCACGGCCGGTCTCGCGGCCCGCTTGGACTTCACCCTCGACGAGATCGAGGATCTGCGCATCGCGGTGGATGAGGCCTGCGCGATCCTGCTCCAGCAAGCCATCCCGGGCAGCGTGCTGGAGTGTGTCTTCACGCTGGTCGGGGATGCCTTGCGGGTCACGGTCTCGGCGCCCACCACCGAGGGCCACGCCCCCGAGCGGGACACCTTCGCCTGGACCGTCCTGAGCGCGCTGGCCGGTGAGGTCGAATCGACCGTCAAGGACGACAAGACCGTGAGCATCAGCCTGCACAAGACGCGCGGCGCCGCCCCCGGAGCGCCGTGA